The sequence CGTCACCGATCTCGATGAACGCGGCGGCGCGTTGCGATGGATACGAACCTTGCTTGTGCATTGCGGTTCGCACCACTCGGACGCTTTGAGACTCGATGTCGGCAGGTTGGCCGATGGTCAGTTCGATGGAGGACATTGGCAGTTCTTGGGTTGAATTGAAGGGGGTGGGTGTGACCGATTCCTTATAGGTCGCGGCTGACGTCGCGTTGCGGCTTCTCGACCTTGTGCCATTGACCGCCGCGGTAGACCTCAAACACCAGGGCTTGTTTTCCTGGCAAACCAACCGCATCGGGGCATTGGCGAACATGGTCCAGGCTTACGCCGAGAGCCCTTGCCAAGTGTGGAGCGACTATGTTGATGGCCATGTTTTGGAATTGCTGGTGCGGGTGATTCATTGGGGCGAACTCACTGGATCCCTTGACGGTCCATGGTTGGAATGGTGTGCCCACTTCGTTCCCGCAACACGGCGGCAATGCGTTCAACGTCGTTGGGGTGGTAGTAGCCAATCCCGTTGAGCCGTTGCTGAGGGACGATGTTGAGTGTTGCGATGATCTTCGACAGCCTGGAGACTGGCGTTTGAAGTTGGCCGGATAGCCGGCCGATCGATGTCAGATCAATGTCTTGCATTGGATGGCCTTATGGTTGGTGTCTTGGTTTCACGATCTGATAGTACCGCGACACGAAAAGGCTATTACAGTTTTTGTAATCAGGCATAATCTCTTGATGGCTCAATGACGACCAGAAAACAGTAGCCGCATACTTTGCACTTGCTCTGCCTCTGGAAAGCTCCGTCACCAACTGGCTTGGCCCCCTGGGCAGACGTAACTTTCGCCTCACCACACGATGGGCAGGTTGGCTTTGTGACGAACACATAGCGGGGCTTCGGTTTCTTAGGTTTCATGTCTCAGTTCTCTGCTTGTCTTTGTAGGTCGGTCAGGCATACGCAACGAATTCTTGATGCGGCTCGACTTCTGGTTCTGGTGGATCAACGAACCGGCAGAACTTGCGGTCGAAGTGAACATCACGGGTTGGTGTCATCCCGTTCCGCCATTTCAAAAAGATGAATTGGGCCTCTTCCGAGTCACCACGCAGGCGGTGGATTGCAACCACGGTGTCGGCGTGCTGCTCGATCTTTCCTGAGTCTGCGAGCTGCGCCAAAGTCGGCGGCTTGTTCTCGGCATCGCGATTGAGCTGTGACAGAACGATTACGGGGATGCTGAACTCCAGCGCCATTGATTTCATGTCGCGACAGATCCGCCCAACCCGGTAAGTTTCCTTCTCGTCGCGGGCACCTGCGTCTGAATCGATCAACTGCAGATAGTCGACAATCAGGCAACTCAAGCCGTGTTTGCGTTGATGAATGCGAGCGGCGGCCCTTATGCCAGCCACGGTCGCGCGAATCGGTTGATAAAGAAAAGCTTTTGAGTCGTTCATTTCCTCCGCTGCCCTGCGGAGCTGTTCTCGTTGCTCAGATGTGACCTTGTGGGTGTTGATCCGTCGCCCATCCACCTCGGCCGCATCTGCAAGGCTACGTGCTGCCAATTCCTCTTCCGTCATCTCCAGACTCACAAAAAGCGTCGATGCGGGATCCTGAGTCGCGAACCAATTGTTGTGGCCCTCGATCAATTGATAGTCGAAGCCTCGCCCAATCGACGTGGCAATCTGCAAGCCCAAGACGCTCTTGCCATTGGATGGGCGAGCCGTGAGGACATTGAGTGTCCCTGGCTGATAGCCGCCATTGACAGCGTCGATTGTCGTCAGGCCAGTACGCAATCCACGGACTCGGCCATGTTCGATTGAATCATCGATCGAGTCGCAAACTTCCAACGCCACTTCACCAACATTGCGGACCTCGGCTTGTGCGATGTCCGACTGACGCAACCGCATGATTTCCGCATCGAGAGTGTCTAGCAAATCCTTCGGTGTTTGCTTCCGTGCTGCCATCTTCTCGACGCTGATCGTCGATAGCCTCCGGCCCAAGTCTTGCAGGTTCTTCACCATCGCGGCGGACCGCACACGGTCCGCGTGGTACGTCGCGTGATTTTTGCTTGCGACTGCTCCGCTTAACGCTGCGAGCGTTCCCGCGCCGATCCGTTCATGCGCTCCGATGGCTCGCAGTTCGGAAACCAACGCAGTGACACCCCACGGCTTCGACGCGTTTCTCATGTCCACCAGCGTGATGAACAATTCTCGCAAGGCAGCATCGGTGAACTCTGCCGCGTCAATCCGCTGGACCACCTCATCGACCAACGCAGCGTCATAGATCATCGCACCGATGACGGCGGCTTCATCCTCTGGCAGTTGGATCCTGTTCATAGCGAGTCCACCTCCGGGTTGAAGTCGTCGCGGACTTCCTCGGGAGCGGTCGGGGCAGACTCGTCCCAATAACGCTCTTCATGCAACCAAGCCGCGGGGCCCTTGATGTATCTCGATTCCGTTCCGGCAACGCTCGATGCGTAGTTCCGAGTCCGATCAATCAGCCAGTCCACTGCCTTAGATTCTTCGAACGACTCTGATTTGCGGATGGTTGAAACCGCGGCATCGAATTTCTTTCTCGCCCGCTGCTTATCAACCTTCTTGGGGTAGTGCTCCCACCACTGGTCGAATTCTTCGGACAGACTCGCATCGCGTTTGCGTGATGCGCATTTTGATTTGGTTGGGTTGGACTTGACTTGACTAGGTAGGCCACGATTTTCGGCGACGTTCTCAACTTGTCGCGGACTGTCGCCGACATTCTGCGACACTTGCGCACGTTGCTTTCGTTTGGCAAGTCGATCGGCCACATACTTCGGGCAGTGCTCGGCCCAATCGTGGACGGTGATCTGCCCTTCATTTTCATCGAGCCAGCGGCACTCAATCAGCGTTTGGAGAAGTTCGTTGGCGTCACCTTCCCAAGCCACAAAGTCAGCAATTTCTTCGGCTGTGAATCGGGTTAGGTCGCCATCGTCGGCAAACTGTGATGCGAGCATCCAAACCGATTCGAGCACACCGACCACTGCGTATTGAGGTGCGCAAAGCCTGCGCATCAGCGCGCGAAACTTCGGGTGATTTGTGCATCCACTTTTCATTTGCGCAAGCTCCTCGATACGTGTGGGATGACCAATTGCCGAGCGTCCTTCCATTCATCTGCGGCGGTGGTCCCGCGTCGTTCGGCCAAATAGATGGCAACCGAAACCGCTGCAAGCTGTTGTGCGAGCGTGCCCGGTTG is a genomic window of Rhodopirellula bahusiensis containing:
- a CDS encoding replicative DNA helicase, which codes for MNRIQLPEDEAAVIGAMIYDAALVDEVVQRIDAAEFTDAALRELFITLVDMRNASKPWGVTALVSELRAIGAHERIGAGTLAALSGAVASKNHATYHADRVRSAAMVKNLQDLGRRLSTISVEKMAARKQTPKDLLDTLDAEIMRLRQSDIAQAEVRNVGEVALEVCDSIDDSIEHGRVRGLRTGLTTIDAVNGGYQPGTLNVLTARPSNGKSVLGLQIATSIGRGFDYQLIEGHNNWFATQDPASTLFVSLEMTEEELAARSLADAAEVDGRRINTHKVTSEQREQLRRAAEEMNDSKAFLYQPIRATVAGIRAAARIHQRKHGLSCLIVDYLQLIDSDAGARDEKETYRVGRICRDMKSMALEFSIPVIVLSQLNRDAENKPPTLAQLADSGKIEQHADTVVAIHRLRGDSEEAQFIFLKWRNGMTPTRDVHFDRKFCRFVDPPEPEVEPHQEFVAYA